AAGGCCACGAGGGCACCGTCGCGTTGGCGCATGTACTGGAACACGTCGCGCTGCTGCTGCAGGCGCATGCCGGCTGCCCCGTCACGTTCAGCCGTACCGCCGCCACCATCGAGCCGGGCGTGTTCCAGGTCGTCGTCGAATACAGCGAAGAGCCCGTCGGCCGCCTCGCCCTGGAGCTTGCCGAAAAGCTGTGCCTGGCCGCGCGCCAGGATACCCCTTTCGACCTCGCGGACGCCCTGCACCGCCTGCGCGAACTGGACGAGGACATCCGCCTGGGGCCCAGTACCGGCTCCATCGTCAACGCGGCCGTCGCACGCAATATCCCGTACCGGCGCCTGACGCAGGGCAGCATGGTGCAGTTCGGCTGGGGATCCCGGCAACGCCGCATCCAGGCCGCCGAGACCGACCGGACCAATGCCATTTCCGAGGCCATCGCGCAGGACAAGGACCTGACCAAGATGCTGCTGGATGCCGCCGGGGTGCCGGTGCCGTTCGGCCGCACCGTGTCCAGCGCCGAAGACGCCTGGGCCGCCGCGCAGGAACTGGGCGGCCCGGTGGTCGTCAAGCCGCGCGACGGTAGCCAGGGCCGCGGCGTCGCGGTCAACATCGAAACCCGCGAACGCGTCATGACCGCCTATGCGGCCGCCGCGGAAATCAGCCGCGACGTCATCGTCGAGCGCTATATCCCCGGCCATGATTTCCGCCTGCTTGTCGTCGGCGATACCCTGGTCGCCGCGGCCCGCCGCGATCCGCCGCAGGTGTCCGGCGACGGCGTGCATACCGTGCGCCAGCTCATCGAACAGGTCAACCAGGATCCGCTGCGCGGCGACGGCCATGCGACGTCGCTGACCAAAATACGCATCGATGACATCGCCATCGCCACGCTGGCCAAGCAGGGCTACGACGTGGATGCCATACCGCCGACCGGCGCCCGCGTGGTGCTGCGCAATAACGCCAACCTGAGCACCGGCGGATCGGCCACCGACGTCACCGACGAAGTCCACCCCGAACTGGCCGCGCGCGCCGTGACCGCCGCGCGGATGATCGGACTGGATCTGTGCGGTGTGGACGTCGTCGCCGAAACCATGCACCTGCCGCTGGAGGAACAGCGCGGCGCCATCGTCGAAATCAATGCCGCCCCGGGCCTGCGCATGCACCTGACGCCCTCCTTCGGCAAAGGGCGCGCGGTGGGTGAAGCGATCATCGCCAATATGTTCGCGGACGGCGACGATGGGCGCATCCCCGTGGTCGCCGTGGCCGGAACGAACGGCAAGACCACCACGGTACGCCTGACCGCCCACTTGATCGGCCAGGACGGCACACGCGTCGGCATGACGAATTCGGACGGCGTGTACATCGGTGCGCGGCGCATCGATACGGGCGACTGCAGCGGCCCGCGCAGCGCGCGCAGCGTGCTGGCGCACCCGGATGTCGACGCCGCCGTGCTGGAAACCGCCCGCGGTGGCATCCTGCGCGAAGGCCTGGCGTTCGACCGCTGCAACGTCGCGGTGGTCACCAACATCGGCATGGGCGATCACCTGGGATTGGGTTATATCTGCACCGTCGAGGACCTGGCCGTCGTCAAGCGGGTCATCGTGCAGTATGTGCAACCCGCCGGCTACGCCGTCCTCAACGCGGGCGACCCCATCGTCGCGGAGATGGCGGCCAGTTGTCCGGGCGGCATCGTCTTCTTTGCGCTGGACGACCAGAATCCGCGCATGACCACGCACCGGGCCCAGGGCGGCCGGGTGGTTTACCGCAACGGCGACCGCCTGGTGGCGGCGCAGGGCTCGCAAGAGGAAAGCATCGCGCTGGCCGATATCCCGCTGACGCGCGGCGGCAGCATCGCGTTCCAGATAGAGAACGCCATGGCCGCCATCGGCGCGGCCTGGGCCCTGGATACGCCGTGGGCAAACATTCGCAGCGGCCTGAAGACCTTCATCAACGATGCCGCGACCGCCCCGGGCCGCTTCAACGTATTCGATTACGGCGGCGCCACCGTCATCGCCGACTATGGGCACAATCCCGACGCCATCAGTGCGCTGGTGCAGGCCGTGGAAGCCATGCCGGCGGTGCGTCGGTCCGTGGTCATCAGCGGGGCCGGCGACCGCCGCGACGAGGATATCCGCCGGCAGACCGAGATCCTGGGCGAGGCCTTCGACGAGGTGCTGCTGTACGAGGACCAGTGCCAACGGGGCCGCGCCGATGGCGAAGTCATCGCCCTGCTGCGCGAGGGCCTGCGCAATGCCAGCCGGACGACCTATTCCACCGAGATCAACGGTGAATTCGTGGCCATCGACGCGGCGCTGGCGCGCCTGCAGGCCGGCGACCTCTGCCTGATCCTGGTCGACCAGGTTGAAGAGGCGCTGGCGCACATCGCCAGGCGCGTGGCCGAGGCCGCCGCCACCGCATGACCGCTGTTACCCGCATCCGTCAAAACCCGGCCAAGGGTTGCGCAGTTGTAACAGCGGTGCCGCCATGCGGCTGATACCGTAAACAGCGCAAGCCTGTTTACATTTGCCCACATCCCCGTTTGACCCCGCTTGCGCGGGACACGTAGCGTAGTGCTAACCCGAACGCCCGGCCACACCGGCCCGGCATCGAGGCCACCGTCCGGGCCGCCCCGCGAGCCCGGCGCTTTTCCGAATCGGGAGGCACACCATGCTGTACTACGCCGCTGTTTTCTTCGTCATCGCCATCATCGCCGCCGTACTGGGCTTTGGCGGCATCGCCGCCGGCGCCGCCGGCATCGCGAAAATCCTTTTCATCGTCTTCCTCGTCCTGGCGCTTCTGTCCGTCCTGGGCGGCGTATTCCGACGATAACGCCGGCATACGGCTTACCCCCCAACTGAACAAGGAGAAACGCCTATGCGTACCCGCCAGCTCATCATCGGTGCCATCCTGGGCCTGAGCGCCGCCCTGCCCGCCGCCCACGCCGCGGACAACACCGCCGACGGCAAGCCCAAGCAATCCGTGGGTGAATACGCCTCGGACACCGTGGTCACCACCAAGGTGAAGGCCGCCATCGTCGCCGACAAGTCGCTGAGCGCGCTGGACATCGCGGTCGAAACCAATAATGGCGTCGTCACGCTGACGGGCACGGTAGCGTCCGCCGCGCAAAGCGACGCGGCCACGCATGCGGCCCGCGGCGTCGAAGGCGTCAAGCAGGTGAAGAACAACCTGAAGGTCGATCCGACGAAGGCCAAGAAGTAGATGCCGGGAGCGCGAGCGCGATGAACGGGGTCGCCGCAGCCCGTTCATCGCGCCCGGTTCCTGGACGGGCCAGGTCAGGCAACGGAGACGCGGTACACGCCGATGGCAAGGGCGCTGCCGCTTCCCGGCGTGGACCTTAATCCGGACACGTAATAGAGGTTATTGACCCGGTCCGCCCATGTCGACGGCAGCGCGGCGAACTCGTTGCCGCGCGGCGGGGTGCCGTCGACGGCGAGCGGTGTATTGGTCGCCACATCGATGGCCAGGACCGGGGAAGGACGAGGCGGTGACGAGCGCTCCGGGCCCAACAGGTATAGCAGCCCCAGGTTTTCATCCACCGCCGGGCAACATGTCGACGAATCCGGATAGATCGGGTCGCCGCCTGGCCGCATATCGCTGTCGCCGACGACGTAGGGCATGACGTAGGTACCATCGTCGCCCGGCGTATAGGCGCAATAAGCCCGGTTCAGCGTTTCGTCGATCGCGAGGCTCCAGCTGGGCTGGCCCTGCGGGCTCAAGGG
Above is a genomic segment from Bordetella genomosp. 11 containing:
- a CDS encoding BON domain-containing protein → MRTRQLIIGAILGLSAALPAAHAADNTADGKPKQSVGEYASDTVVTTKVKAAIVADKSLSALDIAVETNNGVVTLTGTVASAAQSDAATHAARGVEGVKQVKNNLKVDPTKAKK
- the cphA gene encoding cyanophycin synthetase codes for the protein MEVSRIRALRGPNLWSRNTAIEAIVACDDVECSIDLLPELEPRLRARFPQLGLLRPEGHEGTVALAHVLEHVALLLQAHAGCPVTFSRTAATIEPGVFQVVVEYSEEPVGRLALELAEKLCLAARQDTPFDLADALHRLRELDEDIRLGPSTGSIVNAAVARNIPYRRLTQGSMVQFGWGSRQRRIQAAETDRTNAISEAIAQDKDLTKMLLDAAGVPVPFGRTVSSAEDAWAAAQELGGPVVVKPRDGSQGRGVAVNIETRERVMTAYAAAAEISRDVIVERYIPGHDFRLLVVGDTLVAAARRDPPQVSGDGVHTVRQLIEQVNQDPLRGDGHATSLTKIRIDDIAIATLAKQGYDVDAIPPTGARVVLRNNANLSTGGSATDVTDEVHPELAARAVTAARMIGLDLCGVDVVAETMHLPLEEQRGAIVEINAAPGLRMHLTPSFGKGRAVGEAIIANMFADGDDGRIPVVAVAGTNGKTTTVRLTAHLIGQDGTRVGMTNSDGVYIGARRIDTGDCSGPRSARSVLAHPDVDAAVLETARGGILREGLAFDRCNVAVVTNIGMGDHLGLGYICTVEDLAVVKRVIVQYVQPAGYAVLNAGDPIVAEMAASCPGGIVFFALDDQNPRMTTHRAQGGRVVYRNGDRLVAAQGSQEESIALADIPLTRGGSIAFQIENAMAAIGAAWALDTPWANIRSGLKTFINDAATAPGRFNVFDYGGATVIADYGHNPDAISALVQAVEAMPAVRRSVVISGAGDRRDEDIRRQTEILGEAFDEVLLYEDQCQRGRADGEVIALLREGLRNASRTTYSTEINGEFVAIDAALARLQAGDLCLILVDQVEEALAHIARRVAEAAATA
- a CDS encoding DUF1328 domain-containing protein; this translates as MLYYAAVFFVIAIIAAVLGFGGIAAGAAGIAKILFIVFLVLALLSVLGGVFRR